A genome region from Nicotiana tabacum cultivar K326 chromosome 13, ASM71507v2, whole genome shotgun sequence includes the following:
- the LOC107820384 gene encoding ras-related protein Rab7 — protein MSKPLRSLIKVIVLGDCGVGKTSLVNQYVFKKFRQQYKATIGADFATKELEIDERVATLQIWDTAGQERFHSLGVAFYRGADCCILVYDVNVPKSFETLQHWHEEFIKQADLTEPEKFPFVLIGNKVDLEGGSIETVSEKKAKEWCDSRGNIHYFMTSAKEDYNVDAAFLCAAQLALANEDDHNIWQPIVDEETPSHCQLQRIPESVSGIEQQRGGCAC, from the exons ATGTCTAAGCCACTAAGAAGCTTGATCAAAGTCATTGTTCTTGGTGATTGTGG GGTGGGAAAGACATCTTTGGTGAATCA ATATGTTTTCAAGAAATTTAGACAACAATACAAGGCGACAATTGGAGCTGATTTTGCTACTAAAGAACTAGAGATTGATGAAAGAGTAGCCACCTTGCAA ATATGGGACACAGCAGGACAGGAAAGGTTTCATAGCCTTGGTGTTGCATTTTATAGAGGAGCAGATTGCTGCATTCTTGTTTATGATGTGAATGTGCCTAAGTCATTTGAGACTCTTCAACATTGGCATGAAGAATTCATCAAACAG GCTGACTTAACAGAGCCAGAAAAATTCCCCTTTGTCTTGATTGGTAATAAAGTAGACTTGGAAGGTGGCAGCATTGAGACA GTTTCAGAGAAGAAAGCCAAGGAATGGTGTGATTCAAGGGGAAATATACATTACTTTATGACCTCAGCAAAGGAGGATTACAATGTGGATGCTGCATTCTTGTGTGCTGCACAACTTGCCCTTGCTAATGAAGATGATCACAACAT ATGGCAGCCAATAGTAGATGAAGAAACGCCTTCACATTG CCAACTCCAGAGAATACCAGAGTCTGTATCAGGAATTGAGCAGCAAAGAGGAGGGTGTGCATGCTAA
- the LOC107820382 gene encoding RNA cytidine acetyltransferase 1 encodes MRKKVDERIRTLIENGVRNRHRSMFVIIGDKSRDQIVNLHYMLSKAVVRSRPTVLWCYKDKLELSSHKQKRKKQVKKYMQRGLLDPEKVEPFELFVETGGVSYCLYRDSERILGNTFGMCILQDFEALTPNLLARTIETVEGGGLIVLLIRTLSSLKSLCTMVMDVHDRFRTESHSQATPRFNERFILSLASCESCIVMDDELNILPISSHMKSITAVPVQEDSEGLSEAERELRNLKEQLNEDFPVGPLIRKCCTLDQGKAVITFLDAILDKTLRSTVALLAARGRGKSAALGLAIAGAVAAGYSNIFVTAPSPENLKTLFAFVCKGFDMLEYKEHLDYDIVKSNNPEFKKATVRINIYKQHRQTIQYILPHEHEKLSQVELLVVDEAAAIPLPVVKSLLGPYLVFLASTVNGYEGTGRSLSLKLLQQLEEQSQKSKSTDSALSGRLFKKIELSESIRYASGDTIERWLNALLCLDVTNAIPSIRRLPQPGDCDLYYVNRDTLFSYHKDSELFLQRMMALYVASHYKNSPNDLQLMADAPAHHLFVLLGPVDESENRLPDILCVIQVCLEGQISQESAKRALMEGRQPFGDQIPWKFSQQFADDVFPSLSGARIVRIATHPSAMRLGYGSAAVELLTRYFEGQLTQLSEVEMENGLETPQVSVTEAAEKVSLQEENIRPRTDLPPLLVPLRERRPERLHYLGVSFGLTLDLFRFWRKHKFAPFFIGNAPNSVTGEYTCMVLKALKNDDVEAAGSDEWGFYGPYYREYKRRLVELLSSTYRRMNYKLAMSVFDPKINFVEQDPASSASSEFLNFMKFVLEPHEMKRLEAYSNSLIDYPLIRDVAQKLARMYFLEHLPVSLSYAQASLLLCYGLQHKDIPEIEGEMNLERQQILSLFMKVMKRLCKYLNNLTSKEIDSTESRLKALKMEPHSISVDEDLNDAAKKVQDEMKAKTEGLLDPELFQQFAIVDREADFENALQNGGGKIVPGGVISVKSNKSKSEKHSKPETEKSDKKRNKNHSGSKSHKKRRS; translated from the exons atgagGAAGAAAGTGGATGAACGCATAAGAACCCTAATAGAAAATGGAGTTAGAAATCGTCACCGTTCTATGTTTGTCATTATCGGTGACAAATCCCGTGACCAG ATTGTTAATTTGCATTACATGTTGAGCAAAGCTGTAGTGAGGTCACGGCCTACTGTGCTTTGGTGTTATAAGGACAAACTTGAACTTAGCAG TCACAAGCAAAAGAGAAAGAAGCAAGTGAAAAAATATATGCAGAGGGGATTACTGGACCCTGAAAAAGTAGAGCCTTTTGAACTTTTTGTTGAAACTGGAGGCGTCAGCTATTGCTTGTATAGAGATTCAGAAAGAATTCTAGGAAACACTTTTGGCATGTGTATATTGCAG GATTTCGAGGCTTTGACACCCAATCTTCTTGCGAGAACAATAGAGACAGTTGAGGGTGGTGGGCTAATTGTATTGTTGATTCGCACTTTGTCCTCTCTTAAGAGCCTCTGCACCATGGTCATG GATGTTCATGACAGGTTTCGTACAGAATCCCATTCACAGGCTACCCCTCGCTTTAATGAGCGATTTATACTCTCCCTTGCATCATGTGAATCCTGTATTGTCATGGATGATGAACTAAATATTTTACCTATCTCCTCCCACATGAAGAGTATTACTGCTGTTCCAGTTCAAGAG GATTCTGAGGGGCTTTCGGAAGCAGAAAGggagttaaggaatttaaaagaacaATTGAATGAAGACTTCCCTGTTGGTCCTCTTATTCGGAAATGCTGTACCTTGGACCAG GGAAAAGCAGTGATCACGTTTCTTGACGCTATTCTGGATAAGACGCTCCGAAGCACTGTTGCTCTGCTTGCTGCTCGTGGCCGGGGCAAGTCAGCTGCTCTTGGGTTGGCAATTGCAGGGGCTGTTGCCGCAGG GTATTCTAATATATTTGTAACAGCGCCTAGTCCTGAAAATCTGAAAACTCTGTTTGCCTTTGTCTGCAAGGGTTTCGACATGCTCGAGTACAAG GAACACCTTGATTATGATATTGTGAAAAGCAATAACCCAGAGTTTAAAAAAGCTACCGTGAGGATCAACATCTATAAGCAGCACAGACAGACAATTCAG TATATACTACCACATGAGCATGAAAAGCTATCACAAGTGGAATTGTTGGTGGTTGATGAAGCAGCAGCTATTCCATTACCTGTCGTCAAATCTTTGCTTGGTCCTTACCTCGTCTTCCTTGCATCAACTGTCAATGG CTATGAAGGCACTGGAAGATCCTTATCATTGAAGTTGCTGCAGCAACTAGAGGAGCAAAGTCAGAAGTCCAAAAGCACAGATAGTGCACTTTCAG GTCGGCTTTTTAAGAAGATAGAATTGAGTGAATCCATTAGATATGCTTCTGGTGATACCATTGAGCGATGGCTTAATGCATTGCTCTGTTTGGATGTTACAAATGCTATCCCAAGTATCAGAAG GTTACCACAACCGGGTGATTGCGATCTCTACTATGTTAACCGGGACACACTTTTCTCTTATCATAAAGATAGCGAGTTGTTTTTGCAG CGAATGATGGCCCTCTATGTTGCTTCTCATTACAAAAATTCTCCAAATGATTTACAATTGATGGCTGATGCTCCAGCTCACCACTTGTTTGTGCTACTAG GCCCTGTTGATGAGTCAGAAAATCGTCTTCCTGATATTCTCTGTGTCATCCAG GTCTGCCTGGAGGGTCAAATTTCCCAGGAGTCTGCCAAAAGAGCTCTGATGGAAGGTCGCCAGCCCTTTGGAGATCAGATACCTTGGAAGTTCTCTCAGCAGTTTGCTGATGATGTATTCCCAAGCCTTTCAGGTGCCCGCATCGTACGCATTGCTACACATCCGAGTGCCATGAGG CTTGGATATGGTTCTGCTGCCGTTGAACTCCTAACCAG GTACTTTGAGGGTCAGTTGACTCAATTATCTGAAGTAGAGATGGAAAATGGTTTGGAGACTCCTCAAGTCAGTGTAACTGAAGCTGCAGAGAAG GTCTCTTTGCAGGAAGAAAATATAAGACCGAGAACAGATCTTCCTCCTTTGCTTGTCCCTTTACGTGAAAGACGACCTGAAAGGCTTCATTACCTTGGGGTCTCATTTGGACTTACCTTGGATCTTTTCCGCTTTTGGAGAAAACATAAATTTGCTCCATTTTTCATCGGCAATGCCCCG AATAGCGTAACTGGCGAGTACACATGCATGGTCTTGAAGGCATTGAAAAATGATGATGTTGAAGCCGCTGGATCAGATGAGTGGGGCTTTTATGGTCCCTACTATCGAG AATACAAGCGAAGGTTAGTCGAACTGTTGAGTTCTACCTACCGGAGGATGAACTACAAGCTTGCTATGAG TGTCTTTGATCCAAAGATCAACTTTGTGGAGCAGGACCCTGCTTCTTCTGCTTCAAGTGAATTCTTAAACTTCATGAAGTTTGTTCTGGAACCTCATGAGATGAAGAGGCTTGAAGCTTACTCAAATAGCCTTATTGACTACCCCTTG ATTCGAGATGTTGCTCAAAAACTTGCGCGCATGTATTTTTTGGAGCATTTGCCAGTTTCACTTTCATATGCCCAGGCTTCCCTTTTGCTTTGCTATGGTCTGCAGCACAAAGACATCCCTGAAATAGAG GGAGAAATGAATTTGGAAAGGCAGCAGATATTGTCCTTGTTCATGAAAGTCATGAAGAGGCTTTGCAAATACCTAAATAATCTAACATCAAAAGAAATTGACTCAACTGAATCTCGGCTTAAAGCG CTTAAGATGGAACCACATTCTATATCTGTTGATGAAGATCTCAATGATGCTGCAAAGAAAGTCCAG GATGAGATGAAAGCGAAGACGGAAGGTTTGTTGGACCCAGAACTATTTCAGCAATTCGCTATAGTGGACAGAGAAGCTGATTTTGAAAATGCTCTCCAGAATGGTGGCGGAAAGATAGTTCCTGGCGGTGTAATTAGTGTAAAATCCAACAAAAGCAAGTCAGAAAAGCATTCCAAGCCGGAGACTGAAAAGAGTgacaagaaaagaaataaaaaccaCTCTGGATCTAAATCACATAAGAAGAGGAGGAGTTGA